A part of Phoenix dactylifera cultivar Barhee BC4 chromosome 2, palm_55x_up_171113_PBpolish2nd_filt_p, whole genome shotgun sequence genomic DNA contains:
- the LOC103714157 gene encoding probable E3 ubiquitin-protein ligase XBOS33 — MGNSLGCSASGERLVSAARDGDLVEARMLLEFNPCLAKYSTFGGLNSPLHFAAAKGHNEIVMLLLENGAEVNSRNYCGQTALMQACRHGHWEVVQTLLLFRSNVTRADYLSGRTALHFAAADGHVRCIRLLAADFVPSAPYDVTALSKDGGDNAGSKDSSPDSSSGRKHDQIVLSRFINKPADGGITALHMAALNGYFDCVQLLLDLGANVSSVTFHYSSTMNLIGAGSTPLHYAACGGNLKCCQILLARGASRLTLNCNGWLPLDIARIWGRHWLEPLLSPDSVSTIPTFTPSNYLSLPLMSILNIARECGLQSSTASSDDGDLCSVCLERGCSVAAEGCGHELCVKCALYLCSTSNIPSEILGPPGSIPCPLCRHGIVSFIKLARSPAKGLKPNLALSLCNPCIVCPRVEQPETGCRSEIRKNRVAAVSSELVCPLTCSPFPSVAIPSCNCDDDPCSSHEPQGETQAQSPRRSQSAPNELDKMEEQRVDRTSCSGMFWNRRSCHREHQCNSEINA; from the exons ATGGGGAACTCGCTGGGGTGCTCCGCCTCCGGCGAGCGGCTGGTCTCGGCGGCGAGGGACGGCGATCTGGTTGAGGCCCGGATGCTGCTCGAGTTCAACCCTTGCCTCGCCAAATACTCCACCTTCGGCGGCCTCAACTCCCCCCTCCACTTCGCCGCCGCCAAGGGCCACAACGAG ATCGTTATGTTGCTGCTCGAGAACGGCGCCGAGGTGAATTCGAGGAATTATTGCGGCCAG ACGGCGTTGATGCAAGCATGCCGCCATGGGCACTGGGAGGTGGTGCAGACTCTGCTGCTCTTCAGAAGCAAT GTTACGAGGGCAGACTACCTGAGCGGCAGGACAGCGCTTCACTTTGCCGCAGCCGATGGGCATGTAAGATGCATTAGGCTGCTAGCTGCCGACTTTGTCCCGAGTGCTCCCTATGATGTGACAGCTTTGTCCAAGGATGGTGGCGACAATGCGGGCAGCAAGGATAGCAGCCCTGATTCCTCTTCAGGGCGTAAACATGATCAAAT TGTGCTTTCGAGGTTCATAAACAAGCCAGCAGATGGTGGCATTACAGCTCTCCACATGGCGGCTCTGAACGGGTATTTTGATTGCGTACAGCTGTTGCTTGATTTAGGTGCCAATGTCTCGTCAGTGACTTTTCATTATAGCTCAACAATGAATTTGATAG GGGCTGGAAGCACTCCATTGCATTATGCAGCTTGTGGAGGGAACCTTAAATGTTGCCAG ATACTTCTTGCAAGAGGTGCTAGTAGGTTGACATTAAATTGCAATGG aTGGCTTCCACTTGACATTGCTAGGATATGGGGACGTCATTGGCTGGAGCCATTACTATCACCAGATTCTGTTTCAACCATACCAACGTTTACCCCATCAAATTATCTTTCCTTGCCTCTTATGAGCATACTCAACATAGCAAG AGAGTGTGGGTTGCAATCCTCAACGGCATCTTCTGATGATGGTGATCTCTGTTCTGTTTGTCTGGAAAGAGGCTGCAGTGTAGCAGCTGAAG GCTGTGGGCATGAACTCTGTGTGAAGTGTGCACTCTATCTTTGCTCAACCAGCAATATCCCATCTGAAATCTTGGGCCCACCTGGGTCAATCCCATGCCCTCTATGTCGACATGGGATAGTCTCATTTATTAAATTAGCTCGTTCCCCAGCGAAGGGGCTCAAACCAAACCTCGCCCTCAGCCTCTGCAATCCATGCATTGTTTGCCCTCGTGTGGAGCAACCAGAAACAGGTTGTAGATCTGAGATTCGGAAGAACCGTGTGGCTGCAGTTTCTTCTGAGCTTGTTTGTCCGCTCACTTGCAGCCCATTCCCTTCTGTTGCCATCCCCTCCTGCAACTGTGATGATGACCCGTGCTCATCCCATGAACCCCAAGGAGAAACACAAGCACAATCCCCTCGTCGCTCGCAGAGTGCACCAAACGAGCTGGACAAAATGGAAGAGCAGAGAGTTGATAGAACGAGCTGCTCGGGTATGTTCTGGAATAGAAGAAGCTGCCACAGAGAGCACCAGTGCAATTCAGAGATAAATGCTTGA